Proteins from a single region of Catenulispora acidiphila DSM 44928:
- a CDS encoding LOG family protein, translating into MRICVFLSAADLDERYTGPARDFAERLGKGGHTLVWGGSDVGLMKVLADGVRDSGGRLVGVSVQFLASAVRAEADEMVVAADLAERKKLLLEKADAVVVMVGGTGTLDEATEILELKKHGHTAKPVVLLNTAGFYDGLKQQFQRMEAEGFLPVPLADLVYFADEPAAALAYLESATPA; encoded by the coding sequence ATGCGTATCTGTGTCTTCCTCTCCGCCGCCGACCTCGACGAGCGCTACACCGGTCCGGCCCGCGACTTCGCCGAGCGGCTCGGCAAGGGCGGCCACACGCTGGTCTGGGGCGGCTCGGACGTCGGCTTGATGAAGGTCCTCGCCGACGGCGTCCGGGACAGCGGCGGCCGGCTGGTCGGGGTGTCGGTCCAGTTCTTGGCCAGCGCCGTGCGCGCCGAGGCCGACGAGATGGTGGTCGCCGCCGACCTCGCCGAGCGCAAGAAACTGTTGCTGGAGAAGGCCGACGCGGTGGTGGTGATGGTCGGCGGCACCGGCACGCTGGACGAGGCCACCGAGATCCTGGAGCTGAAGAAGCACGGCCACACCGCCAAGCCGGTCGTCCTGCTCAACACCGCGGGCTTCTACGACGGTCTGAAGCAGCAGTTCCAGCGCATGGAGGCCGAGGGCTTCCTGCCGGTGCCGCTGGCCGATCTGGTCTACTTCGCCGACGAGCCCGCCGCCGCGCTGGCATATCTGGAGTCTGCGACACCCGCCTGA
- a CDS encoding LysR family transcriptional regulator produces the protein MELRHLRYFVAVAEEGAMARAAERLHLTQPSLSRQLRQLERDLGTSLFERTSRGTSLTAAGTALHRHALLLLRLADATRDVVRAGDSVVRDIVSLGIPQGVPAQQLMRALAEVEERLPHIAISITEASSAEQLKLIRDGHLDLGIVREPPSGGLRAALLFEVPMGLAVRPGHALAAKAFCRLSDWDGLRILAHGRQQVPVVHDRLVVVAHDAGVVPLWHFAQFSENALVCAQAAKAEAVLLIEHSARRLLPDWPWLPLAEPDLALTTWLAWPAESRAAVADVAGVVAASLRRGAEAA, from the coding sequence GTGGAACTGCGTCATCTCAGGTACTTCGTCGCTGTCGCGGAAGAGGGCGCTATGGCGCGGGCCGCGGAACGGCTGCATCTCACTCAACCGTCTTTGAGCCGGCAGCTTCGGCAGCTGGAGCGGGATCTCGGGACGTCGTTGTTCGAGCGCACTTCGCGTGGCACGTCGTTGACGGCGGCGGGGACGGCTTTGCATCGTCACGCGTTGCTGCTGCTCCGGCTGGCTGATGCGACGCGCGATGTGGTGCGGGCTGGCGACTCTGTGGTCCGCGACATCGTGAGCTTGGGGATTCCGCAGGGTGTGCCGGCACAGCAGCTGATGCGGGCCCTCGCGGAGGTGGAGGAGCGTCTGCCGCACATCGCGATCAGCATTACCGAGGCGAGTAGTGCCGAGCAGTTGAAGCTGATTCGGGATGGGCATCTGGATCTGGGGATCGTGCGGGAGCCGCCGAGTGGTGGGCTGCGTGCGGCGCTACTTTTCGAGGTGCCGATGGGGTTGGCGGTGCGGCCCGGGCACGCGCTCGCCGCGAAGGCGTTCTGCCGGCTGAGCGATTGGGACGGGCTGCGGATTCTCGCCCATGGGCGGCAGCAGGTTCCGGTCGTGCACGATCGGTTGGTGGTCGTCGCGCACGATGCGGGGGTGGTGCCGCTTTGGCACTTCGCGCAGTTCTCGGAGAACGCGCTGGTGTGCGCGCAGGCGGCGAAGGCTGAGGCGGTGCTGCTGATCGAGCATTCGGCGCGGCGGCTTCTGCCGGACTGGCCGTGGCTGCCATTGGCCGAGCCGGATTTGGCGCTGACGACATGGCTGGCGTGGCCCGCGGAGAGTCGCGCTGCGGTTGCCGACGTCGCCGGGGTCGTTGCTGCTTCGTTGAGACGCGGCGCCGAGGCTGCCTGA
- a CDS encoding VOC family protein — translation MYTAVNVITLAVHDLDRSVRFYGEGLGCQVERRDEGGAVVRLGGPEMPRLELRPWDDLAGVVGSAPETDGFRGFMISAIFPTAQAVDNLLDAAVRAGGTLVKPGKGAAWGYAGHFADPDGHAWKAVTSGSPLLAKFKRSHPAPAAGPALAPQEVAVTLAVPDMKAAKHFYTAGLGYEVDKAFGKFAKFKPTPGAATLSLYTRDALATDAGVDAAGHGFRGYALTFQAPTEAGVDAVTLASTTAGARVVSGPATRPGSGYSTVFLAPDEAAWSAALTV, via the coding sequence ATGTACACCGCTGTCAACGTGATCACCCTGGCTGTGCACGACCTGGACCGTTCGGTCCGGTTCTATGGCGAGGGGCTGGGTTGCCAGGTGGAGCGCCGGGACGAGGGTGGGGCTGTGGTGCGGCTCGGCGGTCCGGAGATGCCGCGGCTCGAGCTGCGGCCGTGGGACGATCTGGCGGGGGTCGTCGGGTCGGCGCCCGAGACCGACGGGTTCCGCGGGTTCATGATCTCGGCGATCTTCCCGACCGCCCAGGCCGTCGACAACCTGCTGGACGCCGCGGTGCGCGCCGGCGGGACGCTCGTGAAGCCCGGCAAGGGCGCCGCATGGGGCTACGCCGGGCACTTCGCCGACCCCGACGGCCACGCCTGGAAGGCCGTGACCAGCGGCAGCCCGCTGCTGGCGAAGTTCAAGCGCTCGCACCCGGCTCCGGCAGCGGGACCGGCGCTGGCGCCGCAGGAAGTCGCCGTCACCCTCGCCGTGCCCGACATGAAGGCCGCCAAGCACTTCTACACCGCCGGCCTCGGCTACGAAGTCGACAAGGCCTTCGGCAAGTTCGCCAAATTCAAGCCCACCCCCGGCGCCGCGACCCTGTCCCTCTACACCCGGGACGCCCTCGCCACCGACGCCGGCGTCGACGCCGCGGGCCACGGCTTCCGCGGCTACGCCCTCACCTTCCAAGCGCCCACCGAGGCCGGCGTCGACGCCGTGACCCTGGCCTCAACCACCGCCGGCGCACGCGTGGTCTCCGGCCCGGCAACCCGCCCCGGCAGCGGATACAGCACGGTGTTCCTCGCCCCGGACGAGGCTGCCTGGAGCGCGGCGCTGACGGTCTGA
- a CDS encoding penicillin acylase family protein, with protein MHIRARTMAAAVTALVVGGALAVPAVTASAASAGAARAKAATISASGAADYCLGQCNDILPPGENGSATTAQILWFKATGNRPANTDDQLGKYAGLVDSYTGLTNGNLGNFFNSSSFGVPANQVASTLNPGGRSDVTITRDKQDIPHIYGTTRSGGEYGAGYAAGQDRLWMMDVFRHVGRGELSGFAGGAAGNRQLEQQFYLNGAYTEPDLQAQVDRVKNSGTRGAQAYQDMTDYLAGLNQYIADVKAGDDFPGEYDLTGNANILTGDGIQNFQPTDLVAIGSVVGALFGAGGGNQVASALVKEAAEAKYGTAQGDQIWNAFREENDPEANLTLHNGQSFPFNGSPANPSGVAMPDAGSVTPQQVVFDPTGSAASGAAASNATASNAKTSTVPTTATGSAAAKSATSAANLKANPALGKETNAMANGVLPAGLFKTKRGMSNALVVSGQYTDTGNPVAVFGPQTGYFAPQLLMLEEIQAPGISARGAAFAGLNFYVELGRGADYSWSATSAGQDIIDTYAVTLCNTDGSPATKNSNAYLYNGVCTPMQQIERDDSWSPTIADSTPAGSYKLIAFRTNFGIVQSRATIGGKPVAYTSLRSTYQHEVDTIVGFQMFNDPSVVTGPAGFQQAASNITYTFNWFYVDSQHTAYYNSGLNPTRPANDDPNLPITADAAHQWLNWDPSTNTVANTAFSAHPNSVDQDYYESWNNKIAQNYTVSGFGDGSIYRSNLLDERIKGLITSGTKVTRASLTKAMEDAAVTDLRGEELLPKLLQVIGTPTDPTQAAAVNELKTWLADGTKRKESAAGNKTYADSDAIRIMDAWWPLLVQAEFQPGMGASLYSAMTGVLSVDDSPYGGSEAGVSHKGSSFQSGWYSYVDKDLRSVLGQPVSGGLTQTFCGGGNLAQCRTALLSALSTAAATPATSVYPADSVCSAGDQWCADSIEQDPLGGITDAQSNWQNRPTFQQVVQYPSHRGVNAADLATQGAATASSAQSGYPAQNAVTGNGANRWASNWDDNEWLQVDLGSVKQVGRAILNWETAYGKAYDIQVSTDGKTWRTVYATTTGDGGQDVDSFPATQARYVRMQGVQRATGWGYSLYQFQVYAQ; from the coding sequence ATGCACATCCGTGCCCGAACGATGGCCGCGGCGGTGACCGCGCTGGTAGTCGGCGGGGCTCTCGCGGTGCCCGCGGTGACGGCCTCGGCCGCCTCCGCGGGAGCGGCCAGGGCGAAGGCGGCCACGATCTCCGCCTCCGGCGCCGCCGACTACTGCCTGGGTCAGTGCAATGACATCCTGCCGCCCGGCGAGAACGGCAGCGCCACGACCGCGCAGATCCTGTGGTTCAAGGCCACCGGCAACCGCCCGGCGAACACCGACGACCAGCTCGGCAAGTACGCCGGCCTGGTCGACAGCTACACCGGCCTGACCAACGGGAACCTGGGGAACTTCTTCAACAGCTCCTCCTTCGGCGTCCCGGCCAACCAGGTCGCCAGCACCCTGAACCCGGGCGGCCGCAGCGACGTCACCATCACCCGCGACAAGCAGGACATCCCGCACATCTACGGGACGACCCGCTCCGGCGGCGAGTACGGCGCGGGCTACGCCGCGGGCCAGGACCGGCTGTGGATGATGGACGTCTTCCGGCACGTCGGGCGCGGTGAACTCTCCGGCTTCGCCGGCGGCGCGGCCGGCAACCGCCAGCTGGAGCAGCAGTTCTACCTCAACGGCGCCTACACCGAACCCGATCTGCAGGCGCAGGTCGACCGGGTGAAGAACAGCGGGACGCGCGGCGCGCAGGCCTACCAGGACATGACGGACTACCTGGCCGGGCTCAACCAGTACATCGCCGACGTGAAGGCCGGCGACGACTTCCCCGGCGAGTACGACCTCACCGGCAACGCCAACATCCTCACCGGCGACGGCATCCAGAACTTCCAGCCCACCGACCTGGTCGCGATCGGCTCGGTCGTCGGCGCGCTGTTCGGTGCCGGCGGCGGCAACCAGGTCGCCTCCGCGCTGGTCAAGGAAGCCGCCGAGGCCAAGTACGGGACCGCGCAGGGCGACCAGATCTGGAACGCCTTCCGCGAGGAGAACGACCCCGAGGCGAACCTGACGCTGCACAACGGGCAGTCGTTCCCGTTCAACGGGAGCCCGGCGAACCCCTCCGGCGTGGCGATGCCCGACGCGGGATCGGTGACGCCGCAACAGGTCGTCTTCGACCCCACCGGTTCGGCGGCTTCAGGCGCGGCGGCTTCGAATGCGACGGCCTCGAACGCCAAGACATCGACGGTTCCGACGACCGCGACCGGCTCGGCCGCGGCCAAGTCCGCGACGTCCGCCGCCAACCTCAAGGCGAATCCGGCGCTGGGCAAGGAAACCAACGCGATGGCCAACGGCGTGTTGCCGGCCGGGCTGTTCAAGACCAAGCGCGGTATGTCCAACGCGCTGGTGGTCTCGGGTCAATACACTGACACCGGGAACCCGGTCGCCGTCTTCGGTCCGCAGACCGGCTACTTCGCCCCGCAGCTGCTCATGCTGGAGGAGATTCAGGCTCCTGGTATCAGTGCCCGTGGAGCCGCCTTCGCCGGTCTGAACTTCTACGTCGAGCTCGGCCGCGGCGCCGACTACTCCTGGAGCGCCACCTCGGCGGGCCAGGACATCATCGACACCTACGCCGTGACGCTGTGCAACACCGACGGATCGCCGGCGACCAAGAACTCCAACGCCTACCTGTACAACGGCGTCTGCACGCCGATGCAGCAGATCGAGCGTGACGACTCCTGGAGCCCGACCATCGCCGACAGCACACCGGCGGGGTCGTACAAACTCATCGCGTTCCGGACCAACTTCGGCATCGTGCAATCGCGCGCCACGATCGGCGGCAAACCGGTCGCCTACACCTCGTTGCGCTCCACGTACCAACACGAGGTCGATACCATCGTCGGCTTCCAGATGTTCAACGACCCGAGCGTGGTGACCGGTCCGGCCGGCTTCCAGCAGGCGGCGTCGAACATCACCTACACGTTCAACTGGTTCTACGTCGACTCCCAGCACACGGCGTACTACAACTCGGGTTTGAACCCGACGCGCCCGGCCAACGACGACCCGAACCTGCCGATCACCGCCGACGCCGCGCACCAGTGGCTGAACTGGGATCCGAGCACGAACACGGTGGCCAACACCGCGTTCTCGGCGCATCCGAACTCCGTGGACCAGGACTACTACGAGTCCTGGAACAACAAGATCGCCCAGAACTACACCGTCTCGGGCTTCGGCGACGGCTCGATCTACCGCAGCAATCTGCTCGACGAGCGCATCAAGGGTCTGATCACCTCCGGGACCAAGGTCACCCGCGCCTCGCTGACCAAGGCGATGGAGGACGCGGCCGTCACCGACCTGCGCGGTGAGGAGCTGCTGCCGAAACTGCTGCAGGTGATCGGCACCCCGACCGATCCGACGCAGGCTGCCGCCGTGAACGAGCTGAAAACCTGGCTCGCCGACGGCACCAAGCGCAAGGAGAGCGCGGCCGGCAACAAGACCTACGCCGACTCCGACGCGATCCGCATCATGGACGCCTGGTGGCCGCTGCTGGTGCAGGCCGAGTTCCAGCCCGGTATGGGCGCGAGCCTGTACTCGGCGATGACCGGCGTGCTCTCGGTGGACGACTCGCCGTACGGCGGCTCGGAAGCCGGCGTGTCGCACAAGGGCTCCTCGTTCCAGTCCGGCTGGTACTCCTACGTCGACAAGGATCTGCGCTCCGTGCTCGGCCAGCCGGTTTCCGGCGGCCTGACGCAGACCTTCTGCGGCGGCGGCAACCTGGCACAGTGCCGCACGGCGCTGCTGTCCGCGCTGTCCACCGCGGCGGCGACCCCGGCGACCAGCGTCTACCCGGCCGACTCGGTCTGCTCCGCCGGCGACCAGTGGTGCGCCGACTCCATCGAGCAGGACCCGCTGGGCGGCATCACCGACGCGCAGAGCAACTGGCAGAACCGGCCGACGTTCCAGCAGGTCGTGCAGTACCCCTCGCACCGCGGTGTGAACGCCGCCGACCTGGCGACGCAGGGCGCTGCGACAGCCTCCAGCGCACAGTCCGGCTACCCGGCGCAGAACGCCGTCACCGGCAACGGCGCCAACCGCTGGGCCAGCAACTGGGACGACAACGAGTGGCTGCAGGTGGACCTCGGCTCGGTGAAGCAGGTCGGACGCGCGATCCTGAACTGGGAGACCGCTTACGGCAAGGCGTACGACATCCAGGTCTCCACCGACGGCAAGACCTGGCGCACCGTCTACGCCACGACCACCGGCGACGGCGGCCAGGACGTGGACAGCTTCCCGGCGACCCAGGCGCGCTATGTGCGGATGCAGGGAGTCCAACGCGCCACCGGTTGGGGTTACTCTCTGTACCAGTTCCAGGTCTACGCCCAGTAG
- a CDS encoding bestrophin-like domain — translation MSNVVSGLIVVAVAGLIGAVGLFVRLRVFPGKEDEEREDVAGYVTMMVGVMFALVLALALVSVWEDKDSAEGHVASEASSLNETYLLGASMLPADQEKIQAAASAYAGYVVHTEFPKMRSGKEVDDTGWQLLTNVRTSFLNANVSTPARQAVLSDATTQISNLADARRGRLEDADKRMPSVLWIGLILGGVLTVAMTFIYGIEQRFTHVGMVMGMAAMIGFVLILIYNLDNPFNSGTGADSAPFTSYFP, via the coding sequence ATGTCGAATGTGGTCAGTGGTCTGATCGTCGTGGCCGTCGCAGGCCTGATCGGTGCGGTGGGCCTGTTCGTGCGGCTCCGCGTGTTCCCGGGGAAGGAGGACGAGGAGCGCGAGGACGTCGCCGGCTACGTGACCATGATGGTCGGCGTCATGTTCGCCCTGGTCCTCGCCCTGGCGCTGGTCTCGGTGTGGGAGGACAAGGACAGTGCCGAGGGGCACGTCGCCTCCGAGGCGAGCAGCCTGAACGAGACCTACCTGCTCGGCGCCTCGATGCTGCCCGCCGACCAGGAGAAGATCCAGGCGGCGGCTTCGGCCTACGCCGGTTACGTCGTCCACACTGAGTTTCCGAAGATGCGGTCGGGCAAGGAGGTCGACGACACCGGCTGGCAGCTCCTGACCAACGTGCGCACATCGTTCCTGAACGCCAACGTCTCCACGCCCGCGCGCCAAGCCGTCCTGTCGGACGCGACGACGCAAATCAGCAACCTGGCAGACGCCCGGCGCGGACGCCTGGAGGACGCCGACAAACGCATGCCGTCGGTGCTGTGGATCGGGCTCATCCTCGGCGGTGTGCTCACCGTCGCGATGACGTTCATCTACGGGATCGAGCAACGCTTCACGCACGTCGGCATGGTGATGGGAATGGCGGCGATGATCGGATTCGTCCTGATCCTGATCTACAACCTCGACAATCCCTTCAACTCCGGCACGGGAGCCGATTCGGCGCCGTTCACCAGCTACTTCCCCTAA
- a CDS encoding TetR/AcrR family transcriptional regulator: MPRIAVDERRGLLVEAAIRVMVRDGVAKATTRSIVAEAGMALAAFHYSFRSKQELLEHVIETITAHTLDLAVEVLVGDGSAEDKVRSALDTYWRHVITNPGEHRVTYELTQYALRHPGLATIARRQYEAYIAAASKLIESLDVSWKAPTPVIARYLISVMDGMTLLWLNEGDDASCRAALNLAGDHLVSLIASRA, encoded by the coding sequence ATGCCGCGCATAGCCGTCGACGAACGCCGGGGACTGCTCGTCGAGGCGGCGATCCGCGTGATGGTGCGCGACGGCGTGGCCAAGGCCACGACCCGCTCGATCGTCGCCGAGGCCGGCATGGCGCTCGCGGCCTTCCACTACAGCTTCCGCTCCAAGCAGGAACTCCTGGAGCACGTCATCGAGACCATCACCGCCCACACCCTCGACCTCGCCGTCGAAGTCCTCGTCGGCGACGGCAGCGCCGAGGACAAAGTCCGCTCCGCCCTGGACACCTACTGGCGCCACGTCATCACCAACCCCGGCGAACACCGCGTCACCTACGAACTGACGCAATACGCCCTACGCCACCCCGGCCTGGCGACAATAGCCAGGCGCCAGTACGAGGCATACATCGCCGCCGCGTCCAAACTCATCGAATCCCTGGACGTGTCCTGGAAGGCACCGACCCCGGTCATCGCCCGCTACCTGATCTCCGTCATGGACGGCATGACCCTCCTGTGGCTGAACGAAGGCGACGACGCCTCCTGCCGCGCCGCGCTGAACCTGGCCGGCGACCACCTGGTGAGTCTGATCGCATCCAGGGCTTGA